The Ornithinimicrobium faecis genome includes a window with the following:
- a CDS encoding DIP1984 family protein: protein MRGDEDGCPPPEDPAELHTEALAVIDEIEQLVRRINRTNAATKLAPNLTITDALAQRDALSAKRALTATLADAASGQRRELGWGRQLRSELRDVTDLSVPQLRREADQQARAHRELDSTLQEANWATELMD, encoded by the coding sequence ATGAGAGGGGACGAGGATGGGTGCCCACCCCCGGAGGATCCGGCTGAGCTGCACACCGAGGCGCTCGCCGTCATCGATGAGATCGAGCAACTTGTCCGGCGGATCAACCGCACCAACGCTGCCACGAAGCTGGCGCCGAACCTGACCATCACTGACGCGCTCGCGCAACGGGACGCCCTGTCGGCCAAGCGCGCTCTGACCGCCACGCTGGCGGATGCTGCCAGCGGGCAGCGTCGTGAGTTGGGCTGGGGGCGGCAACTGCGATCAGAGCTGCGGGACGTGACTGATCTCTCGGTCCCGCAATTACGCCGCGAGGCAGATCAGCAGGCGCGTGCCCACCGCGAGCTGGACAGCACGTTGCAGGAGGCCAACTGGGCCACTGAGCTGATGGATTGA
- a CDS encoding TetR/AcrR family transcriptional regulator: MNEQGAAQQVREAGLALSRLWAAPDTSAASRPGPRPRLSLPKIVDAAVAAARADGLPAVSMTRVAEDVGCAKMALYRHVSSHQYLLSAMLDHALGDPPELVGSWRDRFRRLWQALLDLYARDPWLLELPRDTPALTPRNAAWIDAALSVLADSSLPRAERLNTVLLITENIRFEARRRADRGRFDDLAHLFSSAAHASGELSAERFPHLAGIAGPDPVGGGPPTNPEQVRDLMLSALAAFFPEEDSS; this comes from the coding sequence GTGAACGAACAGGGAGCGGCACAGCAGGTTCGGGAGGCAGGTCTGGCCCTCTCCCGGCTGTGGGCAGCACCGGACACGTCGGCAGCCAGCCGGCCGGGACCTCGGCCGCGACTCTCGTTGCCGAAGATCGTGGACGCGGCGGTCGCGGCGGCACGCGCCGACGGGTTGCCAGCAGTGTCCATGACGCGGGTCGCCGAGGACGTGGGCTGCGCAAAGATGGCGCTCTATCGGCACGTCAGCAGCCACCAGTACCTCCTCTCGGCCATGCTCGATCACGCCCTCGGGGACCCGCCAGAGTTGGTGGGCTCGTGGCGCGACCGATTCCGCAGGCTGTGGCAGGCCCTTCTCGATCTATATGCGCGCGATCCCTGGCTGCTAGAACTGCCCAGGGACACCCCCGCCCTGACCCCACGCAACGCCGCGTGGATCGATGCCGCACTGAGCGTGCTCGCCGACAGCTCCCTCCCGAGAGCAGAACGGCTGAACACGGTGTTGCTGATCACCGAGAACATCCGTTTCGAGGCCCGTCGCCGCGCTGACCGTGGCCGGTTCGATGACCTCGCTCACCTCTTCTCGTCCGCCGCGCACGCCAGTGGCGAGTTGTCTGCCGAGCGGTTCCCGCACCTCGCCGGGATCGCCGGGCCGGACCCCGTCGGGGGCGGGCCACCCACGAACCCCGAGCAGGTGCGAGACCTGATGCTCAGCGCCCTTGCGGCCTTCTTTCCCGAGGAAGACTCCTCGTGA